A region of Osmerus eperlanus chromosome 9, fOsmEpe2.1, whole genome shotgun sequence DNA encodes the following proteins:
- the dnaaf9 gene encoding uncharacterized protein C20orf194 homolog gives MSGIRRINGKYPSMSPAVSCSRLRQVQALLSDGSNVTPDGILCSLGIDSRYNGGCSELANYLFYGLYKKNHLNMENILEEFPEEVLDDVIVLIKADSVHLYCNPVNYSYLLAYISHWRNLHLYCMTEAEYEDEEAAEEFKISSFVSMVQDCSRIGVPYSSRGHIQKFDMFMMEKWPIIQAFALDGIGGGSFFTMKYKLMDMSEKLWQIYTRLDAVSLETLLTEDLVNFEKQWSSFFSSLDVESHLSILELSESQAGEAFRSYFSHGLISSNIADTSHSRQPLVLFGGHSSRESLESYCFSFPSDGHQVRNTGPAGSTARHMVLQCVAPRAPLACSRTYFFGSTHTPYLGKDSAQQPKAELLLLSQIYCAAVRAVLAAIRTYCCSSSTDKAQVVAEQVFLQALDSLNIPQYRSSLRSRRVFSIQAVNNEGRPVPLSDGESRFLIKTASMTVYDIPDLQCCGGNLGSVVFSESFLDSRINIQEKDGSVCSDSCYSILTTTVPRYNCWLVESDVKHSEQAQLLLQGDESTCLGSRLTGADPAYVFSCSQLSSPEEGKISFFSEGLLFVHPQYGSITLAKTFISTIKFYHVDSSTVASLFVEYESALLPHLPFPLHSDDCCLVFSLEPRTRGYKDFYSKVLSVWQGCDSALKLLQVERDQLTCEERNMHSRLQRLHDSHAPPVAKRRGSLKTSHSEAPEQDMFLQHFALSSVGQEPIQNDHLGALFPTAEPRNSLTGQGDKVVITILTGLPGSHKNRLSNYLVHLSQECGRWVVYQPGPDSSESFSALHLHSFLSNLLQSQRGSGGKPRLLLLTPGYTDVLEVVQAVLSHPDPVVRACFSIGAVTACVDPLSSFMEHRYAFPKLLEQCSQGVVSTVVFTGLTSEQKHPLLLYVQQLVRSANPSAAFILAQGGAVTRNEDVKLILSESSFSEAQMLRARYLLFPGWCKGRFSSGSGSMSMTQQCVVFVRPLERTVFLARCRELKSSLRPNPFRGNIYNILGKVRFSDSEKVMEVSYSAVTGMLSIIPQQSASHSDLPPQHQEPTGCLLLFSGVGLSQEGLKDWLRLCVKQKEVRKMKKTYSSLTPQEINAIHVRRHLEPLPPGYFYNGHQYVDIFGEKMNCHPRMEEFINDYITEANQAIEMFNQQLEQQRLGDLFDP, from the exons ATGTCTGGTATACGAAGGATAAACGGAAAATATCCATCCATGAGCCCTGCTGTTAG CTGTTCTCGTCTTCGGCAAGTGCAGGCTCTGCTCAGTGATGGAAGTAATGTCACGCCAGACGGCATCCTGTGCTCTCTGG GTATTGATAGCAGGTATAATGGAGGTTGTAGTGAACTGGCCAACTATCTATTCTACGGACTATATAAAAAGAACCACCTGAATATGGAAAATATTCTGGAAGAGTTTCCAGAAGAAGTTCTCGATG ACGTGATAGTACTGATCAAGGCTGACAGTGTTCACCTGTACTGCAACCCTGTGAACTACAGCTACCTGCTGGCCTACATCTCCCACTGGAGGAACCTCCATCTCTACTGCATGACGGAGGCAGAG TATGAGGATGAGGAGGCCGCAGAGGAGTTCAAGATCTCCAGCTTTGTGAGCATGGTGCAGGACTGCAGCCGGATCGGAGTGCCGTACAGTTCCCGGG GACACATCCAGAAGTTTGACATGTTCATGATGGAGAAGTGGCCCATCATACAGGCATTTGCTCTGGATGGGATTGGAGGCGGAAGCTTTTTCACCATGAAATATAAG CTCATGGACATGAGTGAGAAGTTGTGGCAGATCTACACCAGACTGGATGCCGTCTCCCTGGAGACCCTCCTGACAGAG GACCTGGTCAACTTTGAGAAACAGTGGAGCAGCTTCTTCTCCAGCTTGGATGTGGAGAGCCACCTGTCCATCCTGGAGCTGTCTGAGTCCCAGGCCGGGGAG GCGTTCCGCAGCTACTTCTCCCATGGCCTGATCTCCAGCAACATAGCAGACACCag CCACAGCCGGCAGCCCCTGGTGTTGTTCGGAGGCCACTCCTCCAGGGAGAGTCTGGAGAGCTACTGCTTCAGCTTCCCGTCAGACGGCCACCAGGTCCGCAACACGGGCCCCGCGGGCTCCACGGCGCGCCACATG GTCCTGCAGTGCGTGGCTCCCAGGGCCCCCCTCGCCTGCTCCCGGACCTACTTCTttggctccacacacacaccgtacctag GGAAGGACAGCGCGCAGCAGCCCAAGGCAGAGCTGCT GCTTCTGTCCCAGATCTACTGTGCCGCGGTCCGCGCCGTCCTGGCCGCCATCAGGACGTACTGCTGCTCCTCCAGCACTGACAAG GCGCAGGTTGTGGCAGAGCAAGTCTTCCTCCAGGCCCTGGACTCTCTGAACATACCCCAGTACCGAAGCTCTCTCAG ATCTAGAAGGGTGTTTAGCATCCAGGCTGTGAACAACGAAGGAAG ACCTGTCCCTCTAAGTGACGGAGAGAGCCGGTTCCTGATCAAAACG GCGTCCATGACTGTGTACGACATCCCAGACCTGCAATGCTGCGGAGGAAACCTGGGATCTGTAGTCTTCTCTGAGTCCTTCCTGGACTCTCGCATCAATATCCAGGAGAAAG ATGGCAGTGTGTGCTCAGACAGCTGCTACAGCATCCTGACGACCACGGTGCCTCGCTACAACTGCTGGCTG GTGGAGTCGGATGTGAAGCACTCTGAACAAGCCCAGCTCCTGCTGcag GGAGATGAGAGCACCTGTCTGGGCAGCCGTCTGACCGGAGCAGATCCAGCATATGTGTTCTCCTGCAGCCAGCTGTCCAGCCCTGAGGAAG GAAAGATCAGCTTCTTCTCTGAGGGCCTTCTCTTCGTCCATCCTCAGTACGGCAGCATCACCCTGGCCAAGACCTTCATCAGCACCATCAAGTTCTACCATGTG gactcGAGCACGGTGGCCTCTCTGTTTGTGGAGTACGAGAGCGCTCTGCTGCCTCACCTTCCCTTCCCTCTGCACAGTGACGACTGCTGTCTGGTCTTCTCCCTGGAGCCCAGGACCAGGGGCTACAAGGACTTCTACTCCAAG GTGCTGTCGGTGTGGCAGGGCTGCGACTCTGCTCTGAAGCTGCTGCAGGTGGAGAGGGATCAGCTCACCTGTGAGGAGAGGAACAT GCACTCCAGACTGCAGAGGCTCCATGACAGTCACGCCCCCCCGGTAGCCAAGCGCAGAGGAAGCCTCAAGACCTCGCACTCTGAAgccccagagcaggacat GTTCCTTCAGCACTTTGCCCTGAGCAGTGTCGGTCAGGAGCCCATACAGAACGACCACCTGGGGGCGCTGTTCCCCACAGCTGAGCCCCGGAACTCACTCACTGGCCAGGGGGACAAG GTGGTCATAACCATTCTAACTGGACTCCCAGGCAGCCACAAGAACCGTCTGAGCAACTACCTGGTCCACCTGAGCCAGGAGTGTGGGAG GTGGGTGGTGTACCAACCAGGCCCAGACAGCAGTGAGTCCTTCTCCGCTCTGCACCTCCACAGCTTCCTGTCCAACCTCCTGCAGAGCCAGAGAGGGTCTGGGGGCAAGCCCCGCCTACTGCTGCTCACCCCAGG ATACACAGATGTTTTGGAGGTGGTCCAGGCTGTTCTTTCTCATCCTGACCCCGTGGTCCGGGCATGCTTCTCCATCGGGGCGGTTACAGCCTGCGTTGACCCCCTCAGTTCCTTCATGGAGCACAG GTATGCGTTCCCCAAACTGCTGGAGCAATGCAGCCAAG GCGTAGTGAGTACTGTTGTGTTCACGGGCCTGACGTCAGAACAGAAACACCCTCTCCTGCTGTACGTCCAGCAGCTCGTGCGCTCGGCTAATCCCAGCGCTGCCTTCATCCTCGCCCAAGGAGGTGCCGTCACCCG GAACGAGGACGTGAAGCTGATCCTGTCTGAAAGCAGCTTCTCTGAGGCTCAGATGCTGAGAGCTCGATACCTGCTCTTCCCTGGCTG gtgtaagGGGAGGTTCAGTTCAGGCTCTGGCTCCATGTCTAtgacccagcagtgtgtggtgttcgtgcgtcccctggagaggactgtgTTCTTGGCCCGCTGCAgag AGTTAAAGTCTTCCCTGAGACCCAACCCCTTCAGAGGAAACATCTACAACATCCTGGGGAAAGTCCGATTCTCTG ACTCCGAGAAGGTGATGGAGGTGAGCTACAGCGCTGTGACCGGGATGCTGAGCATCATCCCCCAGCAGAGCGCCAGCCACAGCGACCTGCCGCCACAGCACCAGGAGCCAACCGGCTGCCTCCTGCTCTTCTCAGGGGTGGGGCTTTCTCAGGAGGGCCTGAAGGATTGGCTGCGTCTGTGTGTCAAGCAG aaggaggtgaggaagatgaagaagaCTTACAGCAGCCTGACTCCCCAGGAGATCAACGCCATCCAT gtgaGAAGACACCTGGAGCCTCTGCCTCCGGGATACTTCTACAACGGGCACCAGTACGTCGACATCTTTGGAGAGAAAATGAACTGCCATCCTC GTATGGAGGAGTTCATCAATGACTACATCACAGAGGCCAACCAGGCGATCGAGATGTTCAAccagcagctggagcagcagAGGCTGGGGGACCTGTTCGACCCCTAG
- the cfd gene encoding complement factor D, translated as MEARRMVLLAAALLALVTHSEGIVNGGEATPHSRPYMASIQEPKDGGFVHLCGGFLVADQWVMTAAHCFTSGNAGMIVILGAHSKTADESTKQRFEIQNLYSHPDFNPVNYDNDITLIKLDRAVQQTEAVKMVKYLRAGGSNPGTNDAVSTAGWGALGNLGEYPDKLMEVDIKIIARSTCFKNDRYGDDFTENMMCAAGSSKDSCKGDSGGPLLFQGVVVGITSNGGRKCGGLKKPGLYTIISRYTGWIDSSMAQ; from the exons ATGGAGGCCAGAAGGATGGtgctgctagctgctgctctgCTCGCCCTCGTAACACACA GTGAGGGCAtcgtcaatgggggggaggcGACCCCACACTCCCGCCCCTACATGGCGTCTATTCAGGAGCCAAAGGACGGTGGATTTGTTCATTTGTGTGGAGGGTTTTTGGTAGCGGACCAATGGGTGATGACTGCAGCTCACTGCTTCACATCTGG AAATGCAGGCATGATCGTCATCCTCGGAGCACATTCCAAGACTGCCGACGAGAGCACCAAGCAACGATTTGAGATTCAGAACCTTTATAGTCATCCAGATTTCAACCCTGTCAACTATGataatgacatcactctgatcAAG TTGGACCGCGCTGTCCAGCAAACAGAAGCGGTGAAGATGGTGAAGTACCTTCGTGCGGGCGGGTCCAACCCCGGCACCAACGACGCCGTCAGCACGGCCGGCTGGGGGGCGCTCGGCAACTTAGGAGAGTACCCTGACAAGCTCATGGAGGTGGACATCAAGATCATCGCACGGTCCACCTGTTTCAAAAACGATCGCTATGGAGATGATTTCACTGAAAACATGATGTGTGCTGCCGGGTCCAGTAAGGACTCCTGTAAA ggGGACTCAGGAGGTCCTCTGCTGTTCCAGGGCGTGGTGGTGGGCATCACCTCGAACGGAGGGAGAAAGTGTGGAGGCCTTAAGAAGCCAGGCCTCTACACCATCATCTCCCGCTACACAGGCTGGATCGACTCTAGTATGGCCCAGTGA